The Methanoculleus taiwanensis nucleotide sequence ATAACTGCCAGGCTGCCGAAGGGGATATGGACGGCAAGTGGACGACGGTCATCTCAGCGGCAGTCTTCGTCTGATTCGTCCGCGACCCCACTTTTTTAAAGCACCGCTGATGGTACCGCTCTTCTCAGGTCGCTTCTCTCTGCCGTCACCTCCCCGATCGAACGGAAAACAAAATATCTACCAGAACCCATAGTATTCAGGTTTTGATATGCGCATTTCAATACAAGATGTCACTCCGACGACAGAATATGCCGAGATCATCGGATGGGTTCACGAAGTCCGGGATCTCGGCGGGCTTGCGTTCTTTCTCATTCGCGACCGCACCGGGTTCATCCAGGTGACGATCCCGAAAAAGAAGGCGCCGGAAGCGGTCGTTGAGGCTGCAAAAAGCGTTTCCCGCGAATCGGTCGTCAGGATAGCAGGGACGGTCAAGGGGATCGAGAAAGCACCGGGAGGCCGCGAGCTCGTGCCGGACGAGTTCGAGATCATCAGCAGCGCCGCAAGCCCGCTGCCGCTCGACGTCGCGGAGAAGGTGTCCGCGGAGATGGACACCCGGATCGATTCCCGGTTTCTGGACGTGCGAAAACCCCGCGTGAAGGCAATATTCGTCATCCGGAGCGCCGCCGTTCACGCCATCAACGACTTCCTCTTCAGCCGCGGTTTTATTCATATCACCACCCCGAAGATCGTCGCGGCGGCGACCGAGGGCGGAACGGAACTCTTCCCGATCGCTTACTTTGAGAAAGAGGCTTTCTTAAACCAGAGCCCCCAGCTCTACAAACAGATGATGATGGCGGCGGGTTTTGAGAAGGTCTTTGAGATAGCTCCTATCTTCCGGGCTGAGGAGCACAACACCGTCAGGCATCTCAACGAAGCCACCTCGCTCGATGTGGAGGTCTCTTTCGCTGATCACAACGATGTCATGGAGCTCCTGGAAGATCTCATCGTCACGGTCTACGAGTATGTTGCCGAGCACTGCAAGGCCGAGCTCGCAAACCTTGAGGTAGAACTTGCAATGCCGACAAAGCCCTTCCCCAGGATCACCTACGCCGAGGCGATCGAGATCGCAAACCGGACGGTTCCGGAGAAACTCGCCTTCGGTGACGACCTCGGCACCGCCGCGGAGAAGGCTATCGGTGAAGCGATGGGTCAGCACTACTTCATCGTCGACTGGCCGACCGAGATCAAACCCTACTACGCGATGCCGTATCCGGATACCCCCGAGCTCTCGAAGGCCTTTGATATGATGCACCCGAGGATGGAGCTCTCCTCCGGAGCCCAGCGTGTCCACCAGCACGACCTTCTCGTCGAACAGATCCGGGCGAAAGGGCTCTCTCCGGAGAGTTTTGAGTTCTATCTCAAGGCGTTCGAGTACGGTATGCCCCCGCACGCGGGATGGGGACTCGGTGTCGAGCGCCTGATCATGACGATGCTCGATCTCCCGAACATCCGTGAGGCCGTGCTCTTCCCGCGCGACCGGCACCGGCTGACGCCATGACCCTCATCAGCAAACTGCTGCCGACGACGGTGGTCGGCAGCTACCCGGTCTCCGGGAAGAAAGGGCTCCTCTCCCTCGACCCGCTGAAGCACGCAGTCGAGGTCGCGGTCGCCGACCAGGTGGCGGCCGGAATCGACATAATCTCCGACGGCCAGGTCCGGGGGGATATGGTGCAGGCGTTCACCTCCCGGCTCCCCGGGATCAAAGGGCAGTCGGTTGTCGGCAGGGTGATGCCCCCGGCAAAACCGCTCACGGTCGCGGATACGAAGTACGCCATCTCGAAGCATCCGAAGGTCAAAGGTATCCTGACCGGTCCGTCCACCCTTGCCCACGCCCTCAAGATCGAGACGCCGATCTATCGAAACCGTGAGGAACTGGTGCTTGACCTCGCTTCGGCTCTGGCTGTCGAGGCGAGGAATCTCGAGGCTGCCGGCGTGATCCTCCTCCAGATCGATGAGCCTATCCTCTCGACGGGTGCGGCGGATCTTGCGGTTGGACGCCAGGCAGTGAACGCTATCGTCTCGTCGCTCCGCATCCCGACCGCTCTTCACGTCTGCGGAGGAGTCGGGGCGGTCATCGACGATATCCTGAAGGCGAACGTCTCGGTCTTCGACTTCGAGTTCGCGGTAAACCCCGGGAATCTTGAAGTCCTCTCGAAGAAGGACCTCCGGGGAAGGCTGGTCGGCTATGGCTGCGTGGACTCGAGCAGCCCCGGTATCGAGAGTGTGGAGACGATCCGGGCGCGTATCGAAGAAGGGATCGATATCTTCGGAGCACGAGCGATGCTCCTCGATCCCGACTGCGGTCTGCGGATGCAGACCCGGGAGGCAGCTTTTGGAAAACTCAAAAATATGGTCGCGGCGGCCGCCGAGCTGCGGACCGAGTACGCTTAGATCACCCTGGTGGTGGTCGAGAGTTCGAGCCCTTTCGCGGTGATGTTATACGGCACCGCCCGCTGGGGCACGTTCATCCCTTTTATTTTCTCGACGGAAAGTGTCCGCTCGAACTCGTTGCCGTGGAGCTCCTGCCGCAGAACGATGACCACATCCGCCGCACGCATGAGGCAGGTCTCTTCCACCGGTGAGTGGATCCCCCGGTAGAGGAGGAAGAGAATGTTCGATCCCTCCCGGAGGCGGTCTTTTGTGGTATGGGCGAGGAACTCGGCGGCGGCGTCGATGCCGTAGTTGTGGATGAGTGTCGAGAGCGAATCCACGACGATACGTTCGCCCCGCATCGCTGTTGCGAGCTCCTTGAGCGAGAGTTCCCGTCCGTCGTGCATTTCACCCGTCGGTTCTGCATCGAGCATCAGGTATCGGCACTCCTCGTTACCAGCCTTCCAGAACTGCTGCGCCAGCAGCTCAAGGCCGCTTAACGCCGTTCCGTAGACGATTATCCGTGTACCGACCGGAAACCCGCCCTCGATGGTGAGGTCAAGACCGGCAATGCCGGTCGGCCGTTTTTTTGTGTCTGTCACGTATATATGCCCCCAAAAAAACTATGAACCATATCCGTCAGGATATATATAAGTATGCTCATAACGACCGAACCCTCTCGGTCGATGATATCAAAGACCAAAGTGTATGAAAAGTCTGCTTCCGACCTCCGCCGTCACGGACGGGGAGGGCAGTACTGTTCACGAAGAACTTTTCGCATCAGTTTCCAGCCGTTCACCCGGGGGAGCTTGTCGACGATGAGGATCTTCCGGGGCACTTTATACCCGGCAAGCTGCTCTTTCGCGTATGTGACGATCATCTCGGGAGTGAGGCCGCCCTCAGCCGGGACGACTGCTGCAACCGGAACCTCGCCCCGATGCTCGTCGTTGCACCCGAAGACCGCGACATCCCTGACCCCCGGGTGCTCCATAAGGACGTTCTCTACCTCCGTCGGGTAGATCTTCCATCCCGACATGACGATCATATCCTTCTTCCGGTCGGTAATGAAGAGCATGCCACTCTCGTCGAGGTAGCCGATATCTCCGGTGAGGAACCAGCCTTCCGGAAGGAAGACCGATGCGGTCTCCTCGGGCATCTGCCAGTATCCTGCCGCAACCGAAGGGCCGCGGAGAGCGATCTCGCCGATCTCATGCGGTGAAAGTTCCCGTTCGGGGGTGTTTTCGTCGACGATCCGCACCTCCGAGAACCCGACCGGCGTCCCGACACTGCGGAACTCATCTGCCGTCGTGTAGTGCTCGGGGCGGATGGCAGTCCCCGTCCCGACGACGATCGTCTCGGATAGGCCGTAGGCGTTGACGACCGGTATGCCGAACCGCTCGTGGAATGGCCTCCAGACTGCGGGCACGAGCGGCCCTCCCCCGCTGATCATCAGCCGTGCCGATGCAAGCCTCTTCTCGGTGCCGGGCGGCGAGCGGAGCAGCGAGTGGATCACCGGCGGCATCCCGGCGAGAACAGTGGCACGGTACCGCTCTGCAAGGTCGAGATACGGTTCAAGGTCGAACCGCTCCATGACGACATAAGAACCCCCCGCCCGGAGGGCGGAGATCCCCCAGCTCACGCCGACGTGGCCCATCGGGTAGATCCCGAGGTACGTATCGTCCCCGGTCAGGCCGAGCACTTCCCGTTCGGCATCCATCGCCGCGATCCAGTTGCCGTGGGTGAGCATCGCTCCTTTCGGTCTGCCGGTCGTCCCTGACGTGTACTGGATCTGGCAGAGTTCGTCGAAGCGGCAGTGCGCCGGCCGGAGATATGGCGACGATCCCTGAAGGTCTGCCCATGCCGTGGCTCCCTCTCCGCCGCCGACGGCGATCACCTCCCGCAGTGCCGGAGCTTCCTTCCGGATCTTCCCGGCCGTGACGCTGCCGGGAGTATCGGTGATGATCGCCGTAGCCCCGGCATCCCTGACGGCGTAGAGGAGCTCGGCCTCCCGGTAGACACGGTTCGTCGGTACCGCAACGCAGCCGATCCGCCAGAGGGCGAAGTAACTGATGAGATATTCCGGCGAACTGTCGAGGTAGATGCAGACCCGGTCACCTGCCTCGATGCCGATCCTGTGAAGCCCGTTTCCGATCCGGTTCACCTGATCGAGCAGCCGGGCTGTCGAATACTCCTCTCCGCGGGATGGAATTATCAGAGCGGTCTTTGAGCGGTTGCAGGCGTTGACGTCGAGAAATGTGGTACAGTTCGGCATAGCGTATCCCCTTTGGTCGGGATGCGGGGGCAGTCCGGCATCGCTGATCCGCAGTGTATAACCTTGTCCATCAGCGGATAAATATATTGTCGAAAAAATGGGGTGGGTGGGAATGGATTACTGGTACTCGAGAGGCTGCACCTCTTTCGGGAGCCCACCCTTGAAATGCTGCTGGATCTTCTGGTAGTACTGCCGCAGCCGCTCGTTCATCGTTGCGTGAACCTTACCCGTTGCCTCGGTAAAGTGTCCGGGCTCGACGAAGCGCGACCCGTCGCGGAGGGCTGCCATGGCGGCCTCGCGGGCGAGTGCTTCGAGGTCGGAACCGACGAATCCCTCGGTATTCGAGGCCAGCTTCGTGATGAGCGCATCGCGGGCGGGGTCGACAAGGTCGAGCTTCTGCTCGGTGAGCAGGCCGACGATCTTCTTTCGTCGTGCCGACCGTTTCAGTCTCTCATCGCCGTTCCCCGGGTTTGCTTCTGCCACTGCTGCTTCCGGCCGGCCGGCGAGGTGGGGGACGAGATCGTCGACGGTGATCTGTTTCTCGGTGCCGAGCATCCCGATAAGGTCTTCAAGCTGGCTCTCGGTGAACCCATCGGTCTTATCGACGATCTCCTCGAGCGTGGAGCCGGCGATAGGCACGTAGCGTGTGTGGATACGAAGAATCCGGTTCCGGTCGGCAGGTACGGGTTCGCCGATGTAGACCAATCGATCGAACCTGCCCGGCCGGAGGAGTGCCGGATCGATCATATCCGGACGGTTCGTCGCTCCCATGACGACGACCCCGCGGAGCTCTTCGAGCCCATCGATCTCGGTGAGAATCTGGTTTAAGACGCTCTCGATGACATGCGATTCGCCGCCTCCGCCCCGCGCCGGCGTCAGTGCATCCATCTCGTCGAAGAAGATGATCGATGGGGCAACCTGGCGGGCCTTCTTGAATACCTCGCGGACCGCCCGCTCGCTCTCACCGACCCACTTGGAGAGGAGCTGGGGGCCCCGTACCGGGACGAAGTTTGCGCCGCTCTCGGTGGCAACAGCCTTTGCGATGAGAGTTTTCCCGGTTCCCGGCGGCCCATAAAGGAGGACGCCTTTCGGCGGCTCGATCCCGAGCTCCTCGAACCGCTCCCGCTCCGTAAGCGGGTACTCGACGGCCTCGCGGATATCCATCTTTGCTTCTTCGAGCCCGCCGACGTCGCTCCACGATGTGTGGGGCACCTCGAGGAGCACTTCACGCATGGCGCTCGGACCGACGTCCCTGAGTGCATCGCGGAAGTCGCCTGGCAGCACTTCCATCTTCTCGAGCACCTCAGGGGGGATCTCCTCCGCATCGAGGTCGATCTCGGGGAGGTATCGTCTGAGCGCTTTTATGGCCGCTTCCCTGGCGAGCGCTGCGAGATCGGCACCGACGAACCCGTGGGTCTGCTTGGCGATGCTGTCGATATTCACGTCGTGTGCAAGCGGCATGCCGCGGGTGTGGATGTGGAGAACCTGAATGCGGTCGTCCTCCGGCGGAACGCCGATCTCGATCTCGCGGTCGAACCGGCCGGGCCTCCGGAGAGCGGGGTCGATGGCATCGAGGCGGTTCGTCGCTCCGATGACCACGACCTGGCCACGCTCTTCAAGGCCGTCCATCATCGTGAGCAGCTGGGCGACCACACGCCGCTCGACCTCGCCGGTCACCTCTTCCCGGCGTGGGGCGATCGAGTCGAGCTCGTCGATGAAGATGATGGCGGGAGCATGCTGGCGGGCGTCCTCGAAGACCTCCCGAAGCCTCTGTTCGCTCTCACCGTAGTACTTGGAGATCACTTCAGGCCCTGCGATCGAGATGAAGTGGGCGCCGCTCTCGCTTGCAACGGCCTTTGCGATGAGGGTCTTCCCGGTTCCCGGCGGCCCATAAAGGAGGACGCCTTTCGGCGGTTCTATGCCGAGCTTTGAAAAGATCTCGGGGTGGCGCATGGGGAGCTCGATCGTCTCGCGGACACGCTGCAGTTCGTCCTTGAGGCCGCCGATATCCTCGTAGCTGATCTTCTTTGCTCCTTCAAACCCTGCTGCGGGTTTTTCGGAGAATTCTATCTTGGTATTCTTGGTGATGATCACCGCGTTCTCCGGTTCGACCACGACGGCTTTGAACGCCACGAGCTGGGGCTGCATAAACGGAAGGCCGGCCTGGATCGGGACGGAGTCGTTCTTTACGATCGGGAAGTCTATCAGCTTGTTGACGACGCTGCTGTAGTTGATAGGGAGCTGCTTGGGGAGGTCTTCGGGTGGGGCGAGAACTACCCGTTTTGCTTCGACCTCCTCGTCAAGTGTCTTGATATTGACCCGATCACCGATGCTGGCACCGGTATTGAGCCGTGTGAAGTTGTCGATGCGGACTTTACCCTGATGCCAGTCGTTCACCATGGCACGCCAGACCTTTGCAACGGTCCGTCGTTTCCCTTCGATGGCGATGAGGTCACCCGGGCTCAGCCTGAGCTGGAGCATGGTATCAGGGTCGAGCCGCGCCTTTCCCGCGCCCTGATCCTCCGGATAAGCACTATCGACTTTCAAGTATATTTCGGGCATTACCTCTAATTCATATATTCTCGGATTTATAAGTACTGTCGACGCATGAAGATCCTCCTCGTAGATCCGTTTCATGGTGCGGCAGGCGACATGATTATCGGCTCCCTGCTCGATCTGGGGGCGGGTGAGGCTCTGGTTAGAAGAGCGATGCAGTCTGTCGTGGCCGAACCGACATTCGGACGGGTAGACCGTGCCGGTATCTGGGCGGTCCGGGTCGAGACGCATGCACCTGTCCACCACCGCACGCTTGAGGAGGTGCTCGCCCGCCTCGATGAGAGCGTTGCACCCGCACCTGCCCTTGAGATGGCACGCCGGGTTTTTCACCGCCTGCACCGGGCCGAGGCGAGTGTCCACGGCCACGGCGCTCACTTCCACGAAGTCGGCGCCGACGATGCGATCGCCGATATCGTCGGTGCATGCACTGCCCTCTGGTCGCTCGGGGTCGACGGTGTGGCCGTGCTCCCGATAGCACTCGGGCGGGGATTTGCCGTCGGTTCACACGGCACCTTCCCGATCCCTGCCCCTGCCACGGTTGCAGTCATCCGCGAGTCGGCGGTTCAGACGATGATCGGAACGGAGGAGCGGGAACTCTGCACCCCCACGGGAGCGGCGCTGCTCGCCGAGTTTGCGACCCTCTCCGCCGCAGAGATCTGGCCGGCCTCTATAACGGCGGTCGGCTACGGAGCGGGAAAGAGGAACCCGGAAGGGACGCCGAACGTCCTTCGGACATTTCTTCTTGAGAATGCCTCTCCTGTCCCCCACGACCGGGTGGATATCCTCGAGACCAACGTCGACGACGTGACGGGAGAAGTTCTTGCCTATACCCTCTCCCGCCTGATGGACGAAGGAGCACGGGATGCAAGTGCCCTCCCGCTCGTGATGAAGAAAGGGCGCAACGGTTATCTGATCCGGGTGAT carries:
- a CDS encoding methionine synthase, translated to MTLISKLLPTTVVGSYPVSGKKGLLSLDPLKHAVEVAVADQVAAGIDIISDGQVRGDMVQAFTSRLPGIKGQSVVGRVMPPAKPLTVADTKYAISKHPKVKGILTGPSTLAHALKIETPIYRNREELVLDLASALAVEARNLEAAGVILLQIDEPILSTGAADLAVGRQAVNAIVSSLRIPTALHVCGGVGAVIDDILKANVSVFDFEFAVNPGNLEVLSKKDLRGRLVGYGCVDSSSPGIESVETIRARIEEGIDIFGARAMLLDPDCGLRMQTREAAFGKLKNMVAAAAELRTEYA
- a CDS encoding CDC48 family AAA ATPase; the encoded protein is MPEIYLKVDSAYPEDQGAGKARLDPDTMLQLRLSPGDLIAIEGKRRTVAKVWRAMVNDWHQGKVRIDNFTRLNTGASIGDRVNIKTLDEEVEAKRVVLAPPEDLPKQLPINYSSVVNKLIDFPIVKNDSVPIQAGLPFMQPQLVAFKAVVVEPENAVIITKNTKIEFSEKPAAGFEGAKKISYEDIGGLKDELQRVRETIELPMRHPEIFSKLGIEPPKGVLLYGPPGTGKTLIAKAVASESGAHFISIAGPEVISKYYGESEQRLREVFEDARQHAPAIIFIDELDSIAPRREEVTGEVERRVVAQLLTMMDGLEERGQVVVIGATNRLDAIDPALRRPGRFDREIEIGVPPEDDRIQVLHIHTRGMPLAHDVNIDSIAKQTHGFVGADLAALAREAAIKALRRYLPEIDLDAEEIPPEVLEKMEVLPGDFRDALRDVGPSAMREVLLEVPHTSWSDVGGLEEAKMDIREAVEYPLTERERFEELGIEPPKGVLLYGPPGTGKTLIAKAVATESGANFVPVRGPQLLSKWVGESERAVREVFKKARQVAPSIIFFDEMDALTPARGGGGESHVIESVLNQILTEIDGLEELRGVVVMGATNRPDMIDPALLRPGRFDRLVYIGEPVPADRNRILRIHTRYVPIAGSTLEEIVDKTDGFTESQLEDLIGMLGTEKQITVDDLVPHLAGRPEAAVAEANPGNGDERLKRSARRKKIVGLLTEQKLDLVDPARDALITKLASNTEGFVGSDLEALAREAAMAALRDGSRFVEPGHFTEATGKVHATMNERLRQYYQKIQQHFKGGLPKEVQPLEYQ
- a CDS encoding RAD55 family ATPase, whose protein sequence is MTDTKKRPTGIAGLDLTIEGGFPVGTRIIVYGTALSGLELLAQQFWKAGNEECRYLMLDAEPTGEMHDGRELSLKELATAMRGERIVVDSLSTLIHNYGIDAAAEFLAHTTKDRLREGSNILFLLYRGIHSPVEETCLMRAADVVIVLRQELHGNEFERTLSVEKIKGMNVPQRAVPYNITAKGLELSTTTRVI
- the aspS gene encoding aspartate--tRNA(Asn) ligase, encoding MRISIQDVTPTTEYAEIIGWVHEVRDLGGLAFFLIRDRTGFIQVTIPKKKAPEAVVEAAKSVSRESVVRIAGTVKGIEKAPGGRELVPDEFEIISSAASPLPLDVAEKVSAEMDTRIDSRFLDVRKPRVKAIFVIRSAAVHAINDFLFSRGFIHITTPKIVAAATEGGTELFPIAYFEKEAFLNQSPQLYKQMMMAAGFEKVFEIAPIFRAEEHNTVRHLNEATSLDVEVSFADHNDVMELLEDLIVTVYEYVAEHCKAELANLEVELAMPTKPFPRITYAEAIEIANRTVPEKLAFGDDLGTAAEKAIGEAMGQHYFIVDWPTEIKPYYAMPYPDTPELSKAFDMMHPRMELSSGAQRVHQHDLLVEQIRAKGLSPESFEFYLKAFEYGMPPHAGWGLGVERLIMTMLDLPNIREAVLFPRDRHRLTP
- the larC gene encoding nickel pincer cofactor biosynthesis protein LarC; this encodes MKILLVDPFHGAAGDMIIGSLLDLGAGEALVRRAMQSVVAEPTFGRVDRAGIWAVRVETHAPVHHRTLEEVLARLDESVAPAPALEMARRVFHRLHRAEASVHGHGAHFHEVGADDAIADIVGACTALWSLGVDGVAVLPIALGRGFAVGSHGTFPIPAPATVAVIRESAVQTMIGTEERELCTPTGAALLAEFATLSAAEIWPASITAVGYGAGKRNPEGTPNVLRTFLLENASPVPHDRVDILETNVDDVTGEVLAYTLSRLMDEGARDASALPLVMKKGRNGYLIRVICRQEMTDHLAGVMARELGTLGIRCLPSVHRLTIERTVQPVTVTIRGRTYTIDVKCGWFAGKVSSFKAEFEQARLCARELDVPLREVTGIVEDAAREIFRERGVLDE
- a CDS encoding class I adenylate-forming enzyme family protein, with amino-acid sequence MPNCTTFLDVNACNRSKTALIIPSRGEEYSTARLLDQVNRIGNGLHRIGIEAGDRVCIYLDSSPEYLISYFALWRIGCVAVPTNRVYREAELLYAVRDAGATAIITDTPGSVTAGKIRKEAPALREVIAVGGGEGATAWADLQGSSPYLRPAHCRFDELCQIQYTSGTTGRPKGAMLTHGNWIAAMDAEREVLGLTGDDTYLGIYPMGHVGVSWGISALRAGGSYVVMERFDLEPYLDLAERYRATVLAGMPPVIHSLLRSPPGTEKRLASARLMISGGGPLVPAVWRPFHERFGIPVVNAYGLSETIVVGTGTAIRPEHYTTADEFRSVGTPVGFSEVRIVDENTPERELSPHEIGEIALRGPSVAAGYWQMPEETASVFLPEGWFLTGDIGYLDESGMLFITDRKKDMIVMSGWKIYPTEVENVLMEHPGVRDVAVFGCNDEHRGEVPVAAVVPAEGGLTPEMIVTYAKEQLAGYKVPRKILIVDKLPRVNGWKLMRKVLREQYCPPRP